The following proteins come from a genomic window of Nitrospira sp.:
- a CDS encoding DNA polymerase IV produces MDRQIACFGIPAFEVAVARLHDPSLSTRPLAIAPLITSRACLREVSSEAEQAGLAIGMSVEQARRVCPSLHILSPNPSRIRTAEASLLHIVSRYAPVWEPVQSGSFVMDLTGTGRLFGPPHDVAAKVQHEVLTQYRLDGVAGVGSNKLVAQTAATLIQPSELYDVRPGSEPVFMAPLSVRTLLGLQRPCMRHVLSRLDDLNLDTLGDVAESPVDALEVALGDYAGQLSRWAQGIDSLPVLPPASQPHLEEMVLLDPDEIDDPVLTSRLLDALQRLCRTLRSQRRVCGRLSLTIRYSDHLEVSKHERVTLETCWEYDLSPMVLSLFQKCMRRSIRLRTMTLSMAGLTGLTEQGVLFDARPVEEQRRLERAKKLAVALDQLHARFGEQVIRYGRNR; encoded by the coding sequence ATGGATCGCCAGATTGCCTGCTTCGGGATTCCTGCCTTTGAAGTCGCCGTTGCGCGGCTGCATGATCCCAGCCTTTCGACGCGACCTCTCGCGATCGCTCCATTAATTACCTCGCGTGCGTGCCTGCGTGAAGTCTCATCCGAAGCTGAACAAGCGGGGCTTGCGATCGGCATGTCCGTCGAGCAAGCGCGACGGGTCTGTCCGTCCCTGCACATCCTCTCCCCGAATCCCTCTCGAATCCGCACGGCGGAGGCGTCGTTGCTTCACATCGTGAGCCGCTATGCTCCGGTCTGGGAACCGGTTCAGTCTGGCTCCTTCGTGATGGATCTGACTGGCACTGGACGACTCTTTGGGCCTCCGCATGACGTTGCGGCGAAGGTCCAGCATGAAGTCCTCACTCAATATCGACTTGATGGGGTCGCCGGTGTGGGGAGCAACAAGCTGGTGGCTCAGACTGCGGCGACGTTGATTCAGCCGTCAGAACTGTATGATGTCCGCCCAGGGTCGGAGCCGGTGTTCATGGCACCGCTGTCGGTACGCACCCTGCTAGGCCTGCAGCGGCCCTGCATGCGGCACGTCCTGTCACGGCTCGATGACCTGAACCTCGACACGCTCGGCGACGTGGCGGAGAGTCCTGTTGACGCGCTGGAAGTGGCGTTGGGGGACTATGCCGGACAACTCTCCCGTTGGGCTCAGGGAATTGATTCATTGCCGGTGTTGCCGCCAGCGAGTCAGCCCCATCTCGAAGAGATGGTCCTCTTGGACCCGGATGAGATCGATGATCCCGTGTTGACCAGCCGATTACTGGATGCACTGCAACGACTCTGCCGGACGTTGCGGAGTCAGCGTCGCGTTTGTGGCCGTCTGTCCCTCACGATCCGGTACAGCGATCACCTCGAAGTATCAAAGCATGAGCGCGTCACTCTCGAAACCTGCTGGGAATATGACCTGTCTCCAATGGTGCTATCACTCTTTCAGAAATGCATGCGCCGAAGTATTCGACTCCGAACCATGACCCTCAGCATGGCTGGCTTGACTGGCCTTACCGAACAAGGAGTGCTGTTCGATGCTCGCCCTGTCGAGGAACAGCGTCGCCTGGAGCGAGCCAAGAAACTCGCGGTCGCGCTCGATCAGCTGCATGCCCGGTTCGGCGAACAGGTCATTCGGTATGGGAGGAATCGTTGA
- a CDS encoding SOS-response repressor and protease LexA yields MRPHELKQVRTALGLTQDTLAQSLNVTRQTINRYEQKIVPIPTTVELALMQLSSSQIQLAGVVAAGAPIEPIPQMERVEVPKSMVGRGETFALRVKGTSMQNEGIFPGDIVVVQKQATARNGQTVIALVNGEATIKTYYRKAGTVELHPANDAMQPIVIKQSDSFQIEGIVVGVIRHLRK; encoded by the coding sequence ATGCGGCCCCATGAACTGAAACAGGTGCGGACGGCCCTTGGGTTGACCCAAGACACCCTTGCGCAGAGCCTCAATGTGACGCGGCAGACTATCAATCGGTACGAGCAGAAGATCGTGCCGATCCCCACCACCGTCGAACTGGCCCTGATGCAACTCAGCTCCTCGCAGATTCAGCTGGCTGGGGTGGTCGCGGCAGGGGCGCCCATTGAACCGATTCCTCAGATGGAACGCGTCGAGGTGCCGAAAAGCATGGTCGGCCGTGGCGAGACCTTCGCCCTTCGGGTCAAAGGCACGTCCATGCAGAATGAAGGCATCTTCCCGGGTGACATTGTCGTGGTGCAGAAGCAAGCCACTGCCCGCAATGGGCAGACGGTCATTGCCTTGGTGAATGGCGAAGCTACGATCAAGACCTATTACCGCAAGGCAGGCACGGTGGAACTCCATCCCGCCAATGACGCCATGCAGCCGATCGTCATCAAGCAATCGGACAGCTTCCAGATCGAAGGGATTGTCGTCGGCGTCATCCGTCATCTGAGAAAGTGA
- a CDS encoding Pentapeptide repeat family protein, translated as MADIGTSRTKLHISKDPMYLMLREGCIKEFNAKKASGDTCDLRGCDLRGLDLRGLDADGLDFSDCYFRQSDLRGLDLSKANMDGASINACKISGVLFPAELSASEIELSLLHGTRMRYGGGK; from the coding sequence ATGGCCGACATCGGCACATCGCGTACAAAACTCCATATTTCAAAGGACCCGATGTACCTCATGCTGCGTGAAGGCTGCATCAAAGAGTTTAACGCCAAGAAAGCTTCCGGAGACACATGCGATCTTCGCGGGTGCGATCTGCGCGGTCTTGATCTTCGAGGCTTAGATGCCGACGGGCTGGATTTCAGCGACTGTTATTTCCGGCAATCCGATCTCCGTGGCCTCGACTTGAGCAAGGCCAACATGGACGGTGCCAGTATCAATGCGTGCAAAATTTCCGGCGTGCTCTTCCCTGCTGAGCTGAGCGCTTCTGAGATTGAGCTGTCACTTCTCCACGGAACGCGGATGCGATACGGGGGGGGGAAGTAA
- a CDS encoding Alkyl hydroperoxide reductase subunit C-like protein — protein MAIRLGDDAPNFTADTTEGTINFHEWLGNSWGILFSHPKDYTPVCTTELGTVAKISPEFKKRGVKVIAVSVDPMDSHKGWINDINETQKTTMNYPIIADPDKKVAALYDMIHPNAIDNMTVRSVFVIGPDKKVKLTLTYPASCGRNFDELLRVIDSLQLTSKYKVATPANWKEGEDCIITPAVDDAEAKRLFPKGFTTVKPYLRYTPQPNR, from the coding sequence ATGGCAATACGATTGGGCGACGATGCGCCGAATTTTACGGCAGACACGACGGAAGGTACGATTAATTTTCACGAATGGCTGGGTAACAGTTGGGGAATTCTCTTTTCACACCCCAAGGACTACACCCCGGTGTGTACGACGGAGCTGGGCACTGTGGCCAAAATCTCGCCGGAGTTCAAAAAACGGGGCGTCAAAGTGATCGCCGTCAGTGTGGATCCGATGGATTCACACAAAGGCTGGATCAACGACATCAATGAAACGCAAAAGACGACGATGAACTACCCCATCATCGCCGATCCGGATAAGAAGGTGGCCGCACTGTACGATATGATCCATCCCAACGCCATCGATAATATGACGGTGCGATCGGTCTTTGTGATCGGTCCGGACAAGAAGGTCAAACTCACGTTGACCTATCCCGCTTCGTGCGGCAGGAACTTCGATGAGTTGTTGAGAGTGATCGACTCTCTTCAACTGACATCGAAGTACAAGGTCGCCACTCCGGCAAACTGGAAAGAGGGGGAGGATTGCATCATTACTCCAGCGGTTGACGACGCGGAAGCCAAGCGGCTCTTCCCGAAAGGGTTCACCACCGTCAAGCCGTATCTCCGCTATACTCCGCAGCCGAATCGGTAA
- a CDS encoding FmdC precursor → MKGHVARRWKQFVVAGAMAALVAGMGSTLPSAYAGGTIKADDDKWISIGMGIRTSFNSIEDGAVNGHAYSNEFTINNARIYINGQIHKYVKFEFNTDCFNCNIVGTQQVGGGTGFGANSSIGLLDAIGKFEFNEMVNIWVGRMLLPSERGELNGPFYHATFDGFRTPLFPADFSGNFNAGGGGGAGLYGRDNAATFWGKIHPFGTHLLYVASVSQGLRNGPNTGNSLMYTGRLQWNLLNDEPSPGYYTAGTYYGTAGDIFAIAGNVQHQKDGAGNAGTALGGGNFTGTNVSDFTGLSVDLLIEKVLPNNMGVFTFNGEFKRFFANYGTGAFTAPTTCFCIFNGHSWTAYGLYLIPNEIGIGRFQPYVRFTSVSPLYSAMREEFEYGVNYIISGHNARISAYGRYGDIETKGVFGNYGPSAQGNKVDSFHVALQLQY, encoded by the coding sequence ATGAAGGGACATGTTGCGAGGCGGTGGAAACAATTTGTAGTTGCTGGGGCCATGGCGGCGCTGGTGGCTGGGATGGGGTCCACGCTGCCGAGTGCCTATGCTGGTGGAACGATCAAGGCCGATGATGACAAGTGGATCTCCATCGGCATGGGAATCCGGACCAGTTTCAACTCCATAGAGGATGGAGCTGTGAACGGTCATGCCTACAGCAATGAGTTCACTATCAACAATGCTCGTATCTACATCAACGGGCAGATCCACAAATATGTCAAGTTCGAGTTCAATACGGATTGCTTCAACTGTAATATTGTCGGCACGCAGCAGGTTGGCGGTGGGACTGGTTTTGGAGCTAACTCCTCGATCGGCTTGCTCGATGCGATCGGCAAGTTCGAGTTCAATGAGATGGTCAATATCTGGGTCGGACGCATGTTGCTCCCGAGCGAGCGCGGTGAGTTGAACGGTCCCTTCTACCATGCCACCTTCGATGGTTTCAGAACACCGCTCTTCCCCGCCGACTTCAGCGGCAATTTTAACGCTGGGGGCGGTGGTGGAGCCGGTCTCTATGGTCGTGACAATGCGGCGACCTTCTGGGGCAAGATTCACCCCTTCGGCACCCATTTATTGTATGTTGCGAGCGTGTCTCAAGGATTGCGGAACGGACCCAATACGGGCAACAGCTTGATGTACACGGGGCGTTTGCAGTGGAATCTGTTGAACGATGAACCGAGCCCAGGCTATTACACAGCCGGTACCTATTACGGAACAGCCGGGGATATCTTCGCGATTGCCGGAAACGTGCAGCACCAAAAGGATGGAGCAGGGAACGCAGGGACCGCCCTTGGAGGAGGGAACTTCACTGGAACTAATGTGTCGGATTTCACCGGACTGTCCGTCGACCTGTTGATCGAAAAGGTTCTCCCGAACAACATGGGTGTGTTTACGTTCAACGGTGAATTCAAGCGGTTTTTCGCCAACTATGGGACCGGCGCCTTCACTGCGCCTACGACTTGTTTCTGCATTTTCAATGGCCATTCTTGGACGGCCTACGGCCTGTACCTCATTCCCAATGAGATCGGCATCGGACGGTTCCAACCATATGTGCGGTTTACGAGCGTCAGTCCATTGTACAGCGCCATGCGGGAGGAGTTTGAGTACGGTGTGAACTATATCATCTCGGGCCACAATGCTCGTATCTCTGCCTACGGTCGATATGGCGATATCGAAACTAAGGGTGTCTTTGGTAACTATGGGCCAAGTGCGCAAGGGAATAAGGTCGATTCGTTCCACGTGGCGTTGCAGCTGCAATACTAA
- a CDS encoding 2-hydroxy-3-oxopropionate reductase: MADTDTRIGFVGVGRMGANMARRLNDQNYRIAAVQDRHTEASESLAHELGSEAVASPARVAELSDIVITVVSDDAAMRDIYAEQDPTGLMAHAKNRLFINCATLTPALHIDIEQTVERHGGAALEACMASSITQARQGTLYLMCGGRQDVFNRARPVLDSLGTTVRYIGSAGEAAKVKALVNMVMNSNTAALAEGLGLGAALGIDLTLLREVFSQTGAASRVLETDGEDMQIRAHDCYFSPAHAEKDSAIALDLAKNAGLSLPVALATLGQYRRLMQMGKGDLDKSAVAELTFPDRTPSRLLT; this comes from the coding sequence ATGGCGGACACAGACACTCGCATCGGGTTCGTCGGAGTAGGTCGGATGGGGGCCAATATGGCCAGGCGATTGAATGATCAGAACTACCGCATCGCGGCGGTTCAGGACCGTCATACCGAAGCATCGGAATCCTTGGCACACGAGCTTGGCTCGGAAGCGGTCGCCTCACCGGCACGCGTTGCCGAACTATCGGATATCGTCATCACCGTCGTATCGGATGACGCTGCGATGCGGGACATTTATGCTGAACAGGACCCGACCGGCTTGATGGCTCACGCGAAAAACCGGCTGTTCATCAACTGTGCGACTCTCACGCCGGCGCTCCACATCGACATCGAACAAACGGTTGAACGGCACGGCGGCGCGGCCCTTGAGGCCTGCATGGCGAGTAGCATAACGCAAGCGCGCCAAGGTACTCTGTATCTCATGTGTGGAGGCAGGCAGGACGTATTCAATAGGGCTCGCCCGGTGCTGGACAGTCTCGGGACAACGGTACGATATATCGGCTCAGCCGGAGAGGCGGCAAAAGTCAAAGCGCTCGTCAACATGGTGATGAACAGCAATACTGCCGCCTTGGCCGAAGGGTTGGGACTGGGAGCGGCGCTGGGAATCGATCTGACTCTCCTGCGTGAGGTATTCAGCCAGACCGGAGCTGCTTCGCGAGTATTGGAAACGGACGGAGAAGATATGCAGATCCGCGCACACGACTGTTACTTTTCGCCAGCCCACGCCGAAAAAGATTCGGCCATCGCGCTCGACTTGGCGAAGAACGCCGGCCTCTCGCTTCCCGTCGCCCTCGCAACCTTGGGCCAATACCGGCGCTTGATGCAAATGGGAAAAGGCGATCTGGATAAATCAGCCGTTGCCGAATTGACGTTCCCTGACAGAACTCCCTCTCGACTTCTGACGTAA
- a CDS encoding Peptide-methionine (R)-S-oxide reductase MsrB, with protein sequence MPPNIQIDSIVKITKTDEEWKKQLPAAAYRVLRHEETERPFANPLHENHQSGIYYCAGCDLPLFSSEHKFDSRTGWPSFWQPMDPRVIETRTDFKLFMPRTEVHCARCEGHQGHVFKDGPRPTGLRYCINGVALKFVAG encoded by the coding sequence ATGCCGCCTAATATTCAAATCGACTCCATCGTCAAGATCACGAAGACTGATGAAGAATGGAAAAAACAGCTGCCGGCCGCCGCCTATCGTGTCTTGCGGCACGAGGAGACAGAGAGACCGTTTGCCAATCCGCTGCATGAGAATCATCAATCAGGGATCTATTATTGCGCCGGCTGTGACCTGCCGCTCTTCTCTTCTGAGCACAAGTTCGACAGCCGTACCGGCTGGCCCAGCTTCTGGCAGCCGATGGATCCGCGTGTCATCGAGACTCGAACCGATTTCAAACTCTTCATGCCCAGAACAGAAGTACACTGTGCGCGATGTGAAGGCCATCAGGGCCATGTGTTTAAGGATGGGCCGAGGCCTACTGGGCTCCGTTACTGCATCAACGGCGTGGCCTTGAAATTCGTGGCCGGCTGA